A genome region from Blautia coccoides includes the following:
- a CDS encoding response regulator produces MINMLIVDDEIVMRRGLSFIPWEKAGVCLAGTASSGMEALEIIKQKDIQILFTDIQMPDINGLELIRAANLLNPSIQSVLLTGHNNFNYAKEAISLHVYDYILKPCDPDEVLEIIGKLAKKIEEETQYKQINQDTISEIQKQTLQNTLLQIYTNQNVTNHELLTLKDSDFFKSGLYLAAQGICSAGDTGKIESFLKGQDDPCFSFVYFFPANNKFVLLIKSCGSIPDTTDRVSAWLCSMQETLLHEHNCTISIGLGKETSSCQEISEAYRTAMESSGLFFSHAETTFISYGSVSGLLNQADSGPVCQKILSQLEQRNYTLIRESMSELTELYRASWNTASKIRLTMIDLCLLASGLVAQKKNEAFSGLKAEQLLSINQADSLSALIDQTLQILTHCIDDLNGTSDTSYHHIVKDCLTYIEAHYTEDISISKAALDIHVNADYLARILKKEYGLPFSQILTNIRLEKACSLLCDMDLSISEVSCRTGFRDFRYFGQVFKTRYKMTPREYRKTVKKKNI; encoded by the coding sequence ATGATAAATATGCTTATTGTAGATGATGAAATAGTAATGAGAAGAGGACTTTCTTTTATTCCTTGGGAAAAAGCTGGTGTCTGTCTGGCCGGCACTGCCTCCAGCGGCATGGAGGCACTGGAAATAATAAAACAAAAGGACATTCAGATTCTGTTTACTGACATACAGATGCCGGATATCAACGGACTTGAACTGATCCGTGCCGCCAATTTGTTAAACCCTTCTATCCAGAGCGTACTGTTAACCGGACATAACAACTTTAATTATGCAAAGGAGGCTATTTCTCTTCATGTCTATGATTATATATTAAAACCCTGCGATCCCGATGAAGTCCTGGAGATAATAGGAAAACTGGCAAAAAAAATAGAAGAAGAGACTCAATATAAGCAGATAAACCAAGATACTATTTCTGAAATCCAAAAACAGACACTGCAGAACACCCTTCTGCAAATCTATACCAATCAAAATGTCACCAATCACGAACTCCTGACATTAAAAGACTCTGATTTTTTCAAGAGCGGCCTGTATCTGGCTGCCCAGGGGATCTGCAGTGCCGGGGATACAGGTAAAATAGAATCGTTTTTAAAAGGCCAGGATGACCCCTGCTTTTCTTTTGTATACTTTTTCCCTGCAAATAATAAATTTGTTCTCCTAATAAAAAGCTGTGGATCTATTCCCGATACAACAGACCGTGTGTCCGCCTGGCTCTGTTCCATGCAGGAAACACTCCTTCATGAGCATAACTGTACCATTTCAATCGGACTTGGAAAGGAGACTTCGTCCTGCCAGGAGATATCAGAAGCTTACAGGACTGCCATGGAGTCCTCGGGTTTATTTTTTTCCCATGCTGAAACAACTTTTATCTCCTATGGCTCTGTCTCCGGCCTGTTAAACCAGGCAGACAGCGGGCCTGTCTGCCAGAAAATCCTTTCACAGCTTGAACAGCGTAATTACACCCTTATCCGGGAATCCATGTCGGAACTGACAGAGCTGTACAGAGCTTCATGGAACACTGCCTCAAAAATCCGTCTTACTATGATCGATCTGTGCCTTCTTGCCTCCGGCCTGGTGGCACAAAAGAAAAATGAAGCATTTTCAGGACTGAAAGCAGAGCAGCTTTTATCCATTAATCAGGCGGATTCCCTGTCTGCTCTGATAGATCAGACCCTGCAGATACTCACCCACTGCATTGATGATCTGAACGGTACCTCAGATACCTCTTATCATCATATCGTAAAAGACTGTTTAACATACATTGAGGCACACTATACAGAAGATATCAGCATATCCAAAGCTGCCCTGGATATCCATGTAAACGCGGACTATCTGGCCCGTATATTAAAAAAAGAATACGGACTTCCCTTCAGCCAGATCTTAACAAACATCCGCCTTGAAAAAGCCTGTTCACTATTATGCGATATGGACTTGTCTATCAGTGAAGTATCCTGCCGGACAGGTTTCCGCGATTTCAGATATTTTGGACAAGTGTTTAAGACACGTTATAAAATGACACCGAGAGAATATAGGAAAACAGTAAAGAAAAAGAACATATAG
- a CDS encoding ABC transporter substrate-binding protein, producing the protein MKKKVFAMLMAAVVTFSMGACGSGDQKGEEGSKKEDTTEAEGKPVELSMMVWDGGNGEAAEVIVHDIIDDFNKENEGKIKIVPEYLPSEQTKTKLPTLMAANNAPDLFMSWSAGYLEPYVKAGKVYSLQEALDSDPEWKNQFLDSVMEHVTYDGEIYAIPTQLATQVAYYNKEIYDKFNLPIPKTHEEYIEGLKVIRDSGEGIIPMAFGNSTAWPSASHSEILANRIGGNEPFDKALDGSGKWTDESFVKAASLLQEMADEKLVPDGYAGMTPEEAVEQFKSGKAASFIWSSYCISNFEAEDSAVKDKVVLGKCPTVEGGKGDENNWLGQADRCLVVSERCENKDAAVEFIKYYTQTKYMQKMADAGTLTTINADKLDLSNVGPIASQIMKLHSDMTGLFVFYDVALGSVVGNEYNNTVQAIMSGSDSQEMFENFQQFFDDNYEK; encoded by the coding sequence ATGAAGAAAAAGGTATTTGCCATGCTGATGGCAGCAGTTGTGACATTTTCTATGGGGGCATGCGGCTCAGGTGATCAAAAAGGGGAAGAGGGAAGCAAAAAGGAAGACACAACAGAGGCGGAAGGAAAACCCGTGGAACTCAGTATGATGGTTTGGGATGGGGGAAACGGTGAGGCCGCGGAGGTTATAGTCCATGATATCATTGACGATTTCAATAAGGAAAATGAGGGGAAAATCAAAATTGTACCTGAGTATCTTCCAAGTGAACAGACCAAAACCAAGCTTCCGACTTTAATGGCGGCGAATAATGCGCCGGACTTGTTCATGTCGTGGTCAGCCGGATATCTTGAGCCGTATGTAAAAGCAGGTAAAGTATATTCTCTCCAGGAAGCACTAGACAGTGATCCGGAGTGGAAAAACCAGTTTTTAGACAGTGTAATGGAACATGTCACATATGACGGGGAAATATATGCGATTCCAACACAATTGGCGACCCAGGTGGCATACTACAACAAGGAAATTTATGACAAATTCAATCTGCCTATTCCCAAAACACATGAGGAGTATATTGAAGGGCTGAAAGTAATACGTGATTCAGGGGAAGGCATTATCCCAATGGCATTTGGAAACAGTACAGCCTGGCCTTCCGCATCGCACAGTGAAATCCTGGCAAACAGGATCGGCGGAAATGAACCTTTTGACAAAGCACTGGACGGCAGCGGGAAGTGGACGGACGAATCCTTTGTTAAGGCAGCATCCCTGTTACAGGAAATGGCGGATGAAAAACTGGTTCCCGACGGATATGCCGGCATGACTCCTGAGGAAGCAGTGGAACAGTTTAAATCAGGCAAGGCTGCATCTTTTATCTGGTCCAGTTATTGTATCAGCAATTTTGAGGCAGAGGATTCTGCGGTAAAGGATAAAGTTGTGCTTGGAAAGTGCCCCACAGTAGAAGGGGGAAAGGGAGATGAAAACAACTGGCTCGGACAGGCTGACAGATGTCTGGTTGTAAGTGAGCGCTGTGAGAATAAGGACGCAGCCGTGGAGTTTATCAAATATTATACACAGACAAAATATATGCAGAAAATGGCAGACGCAGGTACTCTGACGACTATCAATGCGGATAAGCTTGATCTGAGCAATGTTGGTCCGATCGCTTCCCAGATCATGAAACTGCACTCAGATATGACAGGACTGTTTGTATTCTATGATGTGGCACTTGGCTCTGTGGTAGGAAATGAATATAACAACACAGTACAGGCGATCATGTCAGGAAGTGATTCCCAGGAAATGTTTGAGAACTTTCAGCAATTCTTTGATGATAACTATGAGAAATAA
- a CDS encoding carbohydrate ABC transporter permease: MEKLRKDKRTICLFILPALFCYLMIAAFPLLCSAVLSFADWNVAGLNGFVGLKNYVQLFTTDKIFQDAVVHTLMATVLCLLVQVPCSVLLAYLLTKIRRGRNFFKVAFFVPNMISTAAIGILWIFILHPEFGLINTILRFVGLDSFTHVWLGESGTALICVILAASWQYIGYHMIIYLCAMQNISSSVLESAEIDGATSWQAFCKITFPLIVPILKIDTVLVATGSLRIFDIVFVMTGGGPNHASEVIASHLYTRSFKGMQFGYGSAMSVVLMIMCVLVTVVLNGMFKRSEENIE; this comes from the coding sequence ATGGAGAAACTGAGAAAAGACAAACGGACTATTTGCCTCTTCATACTGCCAGCACTGTTTTGCTATCTTATGATCGCGGCATTTCCTCTGTTATGTTCGGCTGTGCTTAGTTTTGCGGACTGGAATGTAGCAGGATTAAACGGTTTTGTGGGCTTAAAAAATTATGTACAGCTTTTTACAACAGATAAGATATTTCAGGATGCAGTCGTACATACATTGATGGCCACGGTATTGTGTCTGTTGGTACAGGTTCCGTGTTCAGTCTTGCTGGCATATCTCCTTACGAAAATCAGAAGGGGAAGAAACTTTTTTAAAGTGGCATTTTTTGTACCAAACATGATATCAACAGCAGCCATCGGAATTCTGTGGATCTTTATACTGCATCCAGAGTTTGGTCTTATCAATACCATTCTCCGGTTTGTGGGGCTTGATTCTTTTACACATGTTTGGCTGGGAGAGTCAGGGACAGCGCTTATATGTGTCATCCTTGCGGCAAGCTGGCAGTATATCGGATACCATATGATCATCTATCTGTGTGCTATGCAGAATATATCTTCATCTGTGCTGGAATCAGCGGAGATTGACGGAGCGACATCCTGGCAGGCATTTTGTAAGATCACATTTCCATTGATCGTGCCAATACTTAAAATTGACACGGTACTGGTAGCCACAGGTTCTTTAAGAATATTTGATATTGTATTTGTCATGACAGGTGGCGGACCGAACCACGCTTCAGAGGTTATCGCGTCCCATCTGTATACCAGATCCTTTAAGGGGATGCAGTTCGGATACGGCAGTGCCATGTCAGTTGTCCTTATGATCATGTGTGTATTGGTAACTGTAGTGTTAAACGGCATGTTCAAGCGTTCAGAGGAAAATATAGAATAG
- a CDS encoding carbohydrate ABC transporter permease: MNKVSNIIKYAVLAAVTLIFIFPLVWVFYNSFKTNSELFENPWALPGSINFENYIYAWKQANIGQYFLNSIIVCVSALFLCLLLSTTAAFALTRLKWKLSNAAMMIFLVGMMIPIHSTLIPLFLMFSKAGIINSHLSLIIPYTTSGMPIAIFIMTGFLKSFPAEIEESAIIDGATMRTLFLRITIPIAKPSIATVAIYSFVSMWNELNYALVFLNDQSKMTLPIGLNSFKGQYSTNYVAMFAAVAITVLPSIIIFSIFNKQVIEGMTSGAVKG, translated from the coding sequence ATGAACAAAGTGTCAAATATTATCAAATATGCGGTTCTGGCTGCAGTTACCCTTATTTTTATATTTCCGCTTGTTTGGGTATTCTATAACTCATTTAAGACCAACAGTGAGCTGTTTGAGAATCCCTGGGCACTGCCCGGCAGTATAAATTTTGAAAATTATATATATGCCTGGAAACAGGCAAATATCGGACAATATTTTTTAAACTCCATCATAGTCTGCGTGTCAGCGCTTTTTCTCTGCTTATTGCTGAGTACAACAGCGGCTTTTGCCCTTACCAGACTGAAATGGAAATTATCGAATGCCGCTATGATGATTTTTTTGGTGGGGATGATGATACCCATTCATTCCACTTTAATACCGCTGTTTTTAATGTTTTCAAAGGCGGGGATCATTAATTCCCATTTGTCTTTGATCATTCCCTATACAACCAGCGGAATGCCCATCGCCATATTCATTATGACAGGATTTTTGAAGAGTTTCCCTGCTGAAATAGAAGAATCCGCCATTATAGACGGCGCGACCATGAGGACTTTGTTTTTGCGAATCACGATTCCAATTGCAAAACCGTCCATTGCCACAGTGGCCATATATTCTTTTGTTTCCATGTGGAATGAGCTGAATTATGCGCTGGTATTTCTCAATGACCAGAGTAAGATGACACTTCCCATCGGGCTGAACTCATTTAAGGGGCAGTATTCTACCAATTATGTAGCCATGTTTGCCGCTGTGGCGATCACGGTTTTACCGAGTATCATTATATTTTCTATTTTTAATAAACAGGTGATAGAAGGAATGACTTCAGGAGCAGTGAAAGGCTGA